GCTATTGGTTCAACATCAAATGATTTTAATACACCGGGCGTTCGCGATAATTGTATTTTCTTAGACAGTCCTGAACAAGCGAATCGTTTCCGTACTGAAATGAATAATCAATTCTTGAAGTTACATTCGCATCCAACACAAAAAACGGTAGATATTGCGATCGTTGGCGCGGGTGCGACAGGTGTTGAGCTTTCTGCTGAATTGCATAATGCGGTTAAAGAACTTCGTTCTTACGGATTTGGTGATTTAGATTCAAGTAAATTGAATGTAAGCCTAGTGGAAGCGGGTGAACGTATTCTTCCTGCTCTTCCTCCTCGTATTTCGGCTTCTGCACACAGTGAATTAACGAAACTTGGTGTGAATGTACGTACGGCAACGATGGTAACAAAAGCCGATTCAGAAGGTTTACATACTAAAGATGGTGACGTTATTCCTGCACAAATCATGGTATGGGCTGCGGGTATTAAAGCGCCTGATTTCATGAAAGACATCGCAGGTCTTGAAACGAATCGAATCAATCAACTTGTTGTTAAACCAACATTACAAACAACACGTGATGATTGTATTTTTGTTATTGGTGACTTGGCATCATGCCAACAAGCGGACGGTAGTTTTGTTCCACCTCGTGCTCAATCTGCTCATCAAATGGCAAGCCATGCGTTTAAGAATATCGTCGCTAAGATGACTGATCGTGAAATGAAACCATACGTTTATAAAGATCATGGTTCTTTAGTGTCATTAAGCAACTTCTCAACGGTTGGTAGCTTAATGGGTAACCTAACTAAAGGCTCAATGATGATTGAAGGTCGTATTGCTCGTATTGTGTATATTTCACTTTATCGCATGCATCAAGTTGCCTTACATGGTGTCTTTAAAACAGCACTGATCGTGCTTGTTGGTCGTATTAATCGAGTATTACGTCCAAACCTAAAACTTCACTAATTCGGTCGTTTTAAAAATAAATGAGTAAAAAGGCAGAAGTACTTTGGTATTTCTGCTTTTTTTTATGATTGAGTAACAAAAAATGTGCGCTAACTCACCATAAATCATCTATAATGCGCGGCTAAATTATATATCACTGAATAGATAGACTGTTCGCTTAAGGAATCCACTTTATGTCATTTTCATCTCAAGGTCTTGCACCTGAAGTCGTAAAAGCATTAACTGAATGTGGTTATCAAAAATTAACCCCAATTCAGCAGAAAGCTATTCCTTTGGCGCGTAAAGGTCATGATATTCTGGCTAATGCACAAACGGGTACAGGTAAAACTGCTGCGTTTGCATTGCCTGTAATTCAACGATTATTAGATACCAAAAAATCGGCGACTCGTCGTTCAGCTCGTGCGTTAATTCTGGCTCCAACTCGTGAGCTTGCAGAGCAAATTGCAGTAAATATTATTAGCTACACGAAATACACGTCATTAAAAGTGACGGCTGTATTTGGTGGCAAAAAGATGTCTTCTCAAGAACGAGCGCTTGATCCAGGTGTTGATATCTTAGTAGCGACACCTGGTCGTCTTCAAGAACATATAGAAGAAGGCAATGTATCAATCGCTAACCTTGAATTTTTAGTATTCGATGAAGCTGACCGTATGTTAGACATGGGCTTTGTTAACGCAATCCGTAATATCATGATGGAAGTTAATTCAGCGCCGCAAATTATGTTGTTCTCTGCGACGTCTTCAGCGCAAATGAATAAGTTAGCGAGTGATATTTTACGTAAACCAAAACGTATTTCAGTTGACCGTGAAAACATGACGGCAACAACAATATCACACGTTGTTTATCCGGTAGATGAAGAACGTAAAACTGAATTACTATCAGAATTAATTGGTCGTAAAAACTGGCAACAAGTATTGGTTTTTGTTAACTATAAAGAAACCGCAAACAACATCGTTAAAGAGCTTAAGCTTGATGGTATTAAAGCGGTGATTTGTCATGGTGATAAAGCACAAAGTGCTCGTCGTCGTGCTCTAGAAGAGTTTAAAGAAGGCAAAGCTCGTGTCATGGTTGCAACGGATGTTGCTGCTCGTGGTCTTGATATTGCTGACTTACCACACGTAATTAACTACGATATGCCTTTCTTGGCTGAAGATTACGTTCACCGTATTGGTCGTACAGGCCGTGCTGGTAAAAAAGGTCATGCGATTTCTTTTGTTAGCCGTGAAGAAGAGTTAACGGTTGTTCAAGTGGAAACACTTATCCAACAACGAATTCACCGTGTTGAGCAACCTGGCTATGAACCAAAAAGCCGTGAATCTTACATTGAAAAAGTGAATACGAAAGCAGGATTTAAAGATCGTAAAGGTCGTACAAATAATGCGACTAATGCGAACCAAGATCAGTCATCTGCTGAACGTCGTATGCGTCTAAAAAATGCAATCCAGAAGAAAGCTGGCATTACTAAGCTAAAAAAGTAAGGTTATAAAATGGAACGTGATTATACTTTTGAATGCCTAGTGACGATGCCACGACATGACTTAGAAGAATTCAGTCATCGCGTTGTTAGTCGTATGGTTCCAGAAGAAACGATGAAAGAGATTTTTACCTTTGATCAAGAAGAAACAGTGAATGAAGACAGAATGCAAACGGCTCAACTTGATGCCATGCTTCGTCTTGCTGCTGTGGCTCTTGGTGAGGTGACTCACGCGTTCTCTGAGTCGGATAATTCACAACAGAATAGTTTACGTATGATGCGTCTTATTTTATGGCATGCTTATGCGATGTTGTTTAATTTAGAAGAAGCCGTCACTCTTGAGCAGCACTGTGAATTGGTCGAAACCATTTTGATGAAACCGCCAACAGATGCATTGAATTGGTTGCCTATTTTGTCTAAATTATTAGGTGATTACGCGAGCATCGCGGCAAAGAAATAAATTAAGTTAATCTAATTATCTTTGATAAAACGGCAGTGATAGCAGTATCACTGCCGTTTTTATTTGTTTCCATTTTTTGGAGATATTACACCCAATAAAAGTAAGCGTGCGGGGAACTACACCTAACAAATAAAATTCATTATGCGTATCTTACGATCTTTCATTTAACGAGAACGTAATTATGCAAAAAGATAAAAAGAGAACACCAGAGCAATGGCACGCTCTATTTGAATCTCAGCAATCTAGCAAGCTTAGTGCCGCTGAATTTTGTCGTAACCATAATATTCTGCCAAAGACATTTAGTGCACGTAAAGCACGATGGAAACAAAAGATTAACGCTTCTACTTTCTTGAAAGTAGAAGCGTTAACATCAACTATCATCGCCACTCCACAATTACCAGATATTCAACTTTCTATCGGAAAATTGCGATTAACATTGCCAGCTAATACTGAACCTCACTGGATAGGACTCTTATTAAAAGGGTATCAATCATGAATGTATTTACTGATGTTTCCACCATTTATCTTCATCGTGATTTTGTCGATTTTCGCAAGGCCATTAATGGCCTTGTCGTGATTGTTGAGCAAGAAATGCAACTATCACCGTTTAGTGATGCTCTATTTATATTTTGCAATAAGCCTCGTGATAACTCAAAATATTGTATTGGGATAAAACAGGATTCGCTTTATGGTACAAGCGATTAGATGAAGACCGCTTCAAATGGCCACGAAATATAAATAACGATACGTTAGCATTATCAGAGCAGCAACTGACACTGCTATTACAAGGTTTTGATATCTTAGGACATCAACCGGTACATTATCAAACAACCCTTTAAATAGTTGATTCTCAGTCAAGAATAGGAGGCAACCGATTGATTACCTGTATTATCGTTATATAGTCATCTACATGACTGATAAAATAAAACCACTTCCTGATACCATTGACGAGCTGAAAGCACTTGTGCTTCAGCTTGAAAATAAATATAACCGTCTTCTAGAGCAATTTCGGCTGGCTCAACATCAGCGCTTTGGTAAAAGCAGTGAATCTGACTCGACTCAATTTGATTTATTCA
The Aliivibrio salmonicida LFI1238 genome window above contains:
- a CDS encoding NAD(P)/FAD-dependent oxidoreductase, with the protein product MTKIVIVGGGAGGLELATKFGRTLGRKGRAEVTLVDRKTSHLWKPLLHEVATGSLDEGVDAISYRAHAKNHSFDFQMGSLCDIDREKKQIKLAVIKDEHGEVIVPVRHIDYDFLILAIGSTSNDFNTPGVRDNCIFLDSPEQANRFRTEMNNQFLKLHSHPTQKTVDIAIVGAGATGVELSAELHNAVKELRSYGFGDLDSSKLNVSLVEAGERILPALPPRISASAHSELTKLGVNVRTATMVTKADSEGLHTKDGDVIPAQIMVWAAGIKAPDFMKDIAGLETNRINQLVVKPTLQTTRDDCIFVIGDLASCQQADGSFVPPRAQSAHQMASHAFKNIVAKMTDREMKPYVYKDHGSLVSLSNFSTVGSLMGNLTKGSMMIEGRIARIVYISLYRMHQVALHGVFKTALIVLVGRINRVLRPNLKLH
- a CDS encoding DEAD/DEAH box helicase; translated protein: MSFSSQGLAPEVVKALTECGYQKLTPIQQKAIPLARKGHDILANAQTGTGKTAAFALPVIQRLLDTKKSATRRSARALILAPTRELAEQIAVNIISYTKYTSLKVTAVFGGKKMSSQERALDPGVDILVATPGRLQEHIEEGNVSIANLEFLVFDEADRMLDMGFVNAIRNIMMEVNSAPQIMLFSATSSAQMNKLASDILRKPKRISVDRENMTATTISHVVYPVDEERKTELLSELIGRKNWQQVLVFVNYKETANNIVKELKLDGIKAVICHGDKAQSARRRALEEFKEGKARVMVATDVAARGLDIADLPHVINYDMPFLAEDYVHRIGRTGRAGKKGHAISFVSREEELTVVQVETLIQQRIHRVEQPGYEPKSRESYIEKVNTKAGFKDRKGRTNNATNANQDQSSAERRMRLKNAIQKKAGITKLKK
- the tnpA gene encoding IS66 family insertion sequence element accessory protein TnpA, whose amino-acid sequence is MQKDKKRTPEQWHALFESQQSSKLSAAEFCRNHNILPKTFSARKARWKQKINASTFLKVEALTSTIIATPQLPDIQLSIGKLRLTLPANTEPHWIGLLLKGYQS